The Anastrepha ludens isolate Willacy chromosome 2, idAnaLude1.1, whole genome shotgun sequence genome contains a region encoding:
- the LOC128871721 gene encoding uncharacterized protein LOC128871721 translates to MRNIIITNNSSNIYGAIMGSEKESLEEANRKVPGASRSSDLLVDLTEECKTPKGRIITGADPFKRAPKLRRSPIKTLSVERPERAKSSPPALQESNEKAAQSGNDTLTLLGEMIGKLTEAMRLPQRSINNNIRELLEAITKLHSKAQEEAKSREAKRNVLGSKMAEGTPKRPRDDKQPGRKTPPKKSKTIREEEHKVSASADKKVKGEENVKRTNGVVENGWISVKRKPAKKKVTNKPPPRPDAIVIARAGTMTYSDILRVVKKDDALQELGENVTRIRKTAKGEILLQLKKEQMANTGVYQKKIGKVLGDQAQIKVLTHEMLVEIRDLDEITTKEDIGEAIRTQVNELNLFSENAIKSVRAAYAGTQTAVISLPALDARRLLEKQKLKIGWAVCRIREKPDLRRCYRCLEYGHLARACKNEDDRSQNCLKCGEKGHQAKVCEKKPFCGACKRNGREDTSHQIGSRKCPLYQAAYIKTKK, encoded by the coding sequence atgagaaatataattataaccaACAACAGCAGTAACATATATGGAGCCATTATGGGCAGTGAAAAGGAAAGCCTGGAAGAGGCTAACAGAAAGGTACCAGGAGCAAGTAGATCGAGTGATCTACTAGTGGACCTAACCGAGGAGTGCAAGACCCCCAAAGGTCGTATAATCACGGGGGCTGATCCTTTTAAGCGCGCACCAAAGCTGAGACGGAGTCCTATCAAGACGCTCAGTGTAGAAAGGCCTGAGAGAGCAAAATCGTCGCCACCTGCGTTGCAAGAAAGCAATGAAAAAGCAGCACAATCGGGTAATGATACCTTAACGCTTCTTGGTGAGATGATTGGGAAGCTGACTGAAGCAATGCGTCTACCGCAACGCTCAATTAACAACAACATAAGGGAACTCCTTGAAGCGATCACCAAGCTGCACTCGAAAGCACAGGAAGAAGCAAAAAGCAGGGAAGCCAAGCGAAACGTTCTTGGAAGTAAAATGGCGGAAGGAACACCAAAAAGACCACGCGACGATAAACAGCCGGGCAGAAAAACGCCACCCAAGAAAAGTAAAACTATACGCGAGGAAGAACACAAAGTGTCAGCAAGTGCAGACAAGAAAGTCAAAGGAGAGGAAAATGTTAAGAGGACAAACGGGGTTGTGGAAAATGGCTGGATTAGTGTCAAGCGCAAACCAGCCAAGAAGAAAGTGACAAATAAACCACCCCCGAGGCCGGATGCGATTGTCATTGCGCGTGCCGGAACAATGACGTACAGTGACATTCTCAGGGTGGTTAAAAAAGATGATGCCCTGCAAGAACTCGGCGAAAACGTAACGCGTATCAGAAAGACGGCCAAAGGCGAAATCCTGCTCCAACTGAAAAAAGAGCAGATGGCCAATACAGGAGTATATCAGAAGAAGATTGGCAAGGTGCTAGGGGACCAGGCGCAAATCAAGGTCCTAACCCACGAGATGTTGGTTGAGATCCGTGACCTGGATGAAATCACAACCAAGGAGGACATAGGTGAGGCTATACGAACGCAAGTAAACGAGCTTAACCTATTTAgtgaaaacgcaataaaaagcgTTAGAGCGGCGTATGCAGGCACGCAAACAGCAGTGATAAGCCTACCAGCACTGGACGCAAGGCGACTGCTTGAgaagcaaaaattgaaaatcggcTGGGCAGTATGCCGAATAAGAGAAAAGCCTGACTTGAGGAGATGCTACAGATGCCTGGAGTATGGACACCTAGCGAGGGCATGCAAAAACGAAGACGACAGAAGCCAGAACTGTCTCAAATGTGGAGAAAAGGGACACCAAGCGAAAGTATGCGAGAAAAAGCCCTTCTGCGGAGCTTGTAAAAGAAATGGACGGGAGGACACAAGCCATCAGATTGGAAGCAGAAAATGCCCCCTGTATCAAGCGGCgtatattaaaaccaaaaaatga